A segment of the Bos mutus isolate GX-2022 chromosome 17, NWIPB_WYAK_1.1, whole genome shotgun sequence genome:
CTAATAAATCACCTTGCTTGTTCATTTTTccaatgttaatattttctaaatttcccactgctattaagtatttatttagtatttaaataattatttacatttctgcatagagctattttctttttcaaaaataattttcttcagataaatcaCTGGAGTGATATTGTTATACTAACACTTATTTATGTTCACATAACTGTTTTATAATCAAATAGCTCACCCAAAGGATTTTAATATTCTCAAGGGTAGATTGTATGCATTCTGCATTTAGAGGTGGTTTAGAGCATGATGAGCTGGAAACAGGTAAGGTTGGGAGCATGTTGAATACAAGAAGGAGGCAATTGTCATTATCCTGGCAAGAGATACGTTTCCCAACTAGAATGCTGGCAGTgagtatagagaaggaaatgaatatagtaaatatgCAGAAGGTAGATTTGACAGACTTGATGATGTAGGGAGGGAGGAATAAGGAAGACTTACTCCTTGTTTCTGGAACTTGAGAACTAGATGGAATAGAACGGTATTGGGAGAAAGGAGGGTGCTACTATGGCCAGCACGGGGGCTAGTACAATGAAGGCAGTCAATAAATAGTTGAAAGAATGCTTCATGCATACATGAATGAGGGCTACAGACAATGAATCTTGTTACTATTTCTCCAAAGTCTCCCAAGTATTTGATTGTATACCTATAAGTTGACTTACTGTTTATCTCTTCAATAGGATGCTTTTAAAATCAGGATTCATGAAAACAAAGAAGTGAGAGAATTAGGAAAGAAATTGTGAAAGGGAAGGCAATCCAAAGTCAATCCTCAGGACTTCAGAACAACCAGATCTTCCCCTGCCTAAAATCAGTCACTTTTCATAGTCAACCTTATACCAGCTTATGTAGACACAGCTATTCCTTACAGAAACTGGAGATTCTTGATCTCTGGCTATTGCAATAATGGCTTCATTCCACTCAACTTGTTCAGCAGTGAGGGGCTGCGCAGATTGCTCCCTGGAGCTCTCTGCTCTGAGTTGCAGTTCTCTCTGAGGGCCCACATATGGCCACAGGAGCCTGGAGCTCAAGGGCTTTGCTGAGAGAATCCCCAGACAGCCTTTTCTCCAGCTGCACTTCAGGTACCATAAACTGTTGTGTGATTGTGActtgtgtttatgtttttatatcaAACTTTGTCATTTGGGGttatgtatttttctgtatttgtctTATAAACCCTGGAGGGCAAAAGCCATGATTTCTATTTCCTTTGTAattccccaaagtgaaagtgaagtcgctcagtcgtgtccgactctttgcaaccccatggacaccaggctcctccgtccatgggattttctaggcaagagtactggagtgggttgccatttccttctccagggaactcaccgacccagggatcgaacccaggtctgccacattgtagacaaacgctttactgtctgagccaccagggaagtcttaagagCCAGGTAATGTTTAGCAAAAAGTGAGGACTAAGCAACTACTGATGATTGCCTAACTGTATTAAATTGAAGGAAAGTGATGGTTTTTAATGGTCAATAAAAGGTACCACATATCTAGTCttaggaaacaaaatatttattgaaatggtATGTAGATAAATTATCACCGGCATAAAACTGTTAGTGGAGTTTTCAACATgggttctttttacttttaaagtgaAGTGAGGCTTTGCAAGTCCATTGTCCCATAggaaaaatattatctttttcttttcagataaagttctttaaaaaagtaaatcacTTTTGAAATGGTCTTTTATACGTCTCCAGCCTatgatcaaaacaaaaaatacattaaaaagatataattatctccgttaaaaaagaataattaaataggAATGATTGAGAGGTAATGAAATACCTAGGCATTTGAATTCCTAAAGTCTGCTCCTGTTATATTAGTATATaccaaactatttttaaaataatttaaaaaatcaccaagACCCAATGATGTGTGgtcattaaaatgcaaaatatgaaaaaaacgcAAAATATCACAatgaatttattatatatttaggaAATAAGCTAAAATATTATCTCATCAAATAGACAAATTTATAATAACTCTGTGTTTAGTAACTTGGGAATACAGTCCAAAGTGAGTTTTAATTGCCATTCAGAGCTAAATATCCTTAAAGAAAgacttaaaattaataaatacggTAAGAGAAAACGAGAAGAAAATTTCAGGAAAGTTTCTGAAACTTTGTGTGTTAACAGAATGAACAGCTCAGGGCAAAATGACTTAGTCATATTCTATTTCAACGTGATGTTCTACTCCGACCTGTTTGGCTCCCCCCAGTTGGTGCTGCTGTCCTTCTCCGATGGCAAGTCTGTTAAGTGGGATTATCTTCATGGTGGTTTTCTTCATGGAATACCACCGGGATTTCCATGTGGCCCAAATAATGCCATTATCATAACCATTAGGAGTAGATGTTTTTGAGTAAGTGCCACCTGAAACAAAGCATAGATCTGCGTATCACCACTCCCGAATCTCCTCCCCGAAGAAAGTCCATAAAGAGCTGTCTGTTATGAAGTCCACTGTCAATTACATCAGATTTATAGTGCTATATACTAACTGAAAACACCCATAGAGACTCAAATTCTTGATTTACAATTGACATAAACTTATTATTAAACAAACTTTACATCTGTATTGTGTTTTCTGGCCACACTCATAAGTTAAATGTATTCACTGCTAACAGGGCTAGAGCCCCGCATTTCCCCAATTGGTCTCTCTCCCTAAGCTAAGTCATGCTAGTTTCTGCTATTATGGACCCTCTTCCTGAAAACAGGTTAGAATGGCAGTCATAATTCCTCATCGGTTGGATTCAGGTCATCTGAAATCACAATTTTACTGgaaaatattgggcttcccaggtgacacagtggtaaagatcccgcctgccaatgcagaagacttaagagatttgggtttgatctctgcatcaggaagatcccctggaggagggcatagcaacccactccagtattcttgcctgggcaccTTCCTTGAGAATTTTTTCTAATTACATGGTTTGTTGGTGCAAAGATAAGTTAGGTTTCAAAAACATATTGTGAAAACCGAAAGGTAAAGGTATGTAGTTTTAAGTCATTAAGTCATTTAAGACAGGATTCCAAGTCACCTCTTGGCTAGGACAGTGCCCTGAGAAGGTAAGACTGCCATTTTCTTGGGTGAGGACTTCCCCATGCATACCTGTTGGGGTATTCCAATAGTTTGTCAGTAAGTAAAACCAGTGCTCAGAACTACTCCAGCCTTAGGGCAAACTATAGCTTGCCCTCCCCCTGTGGTAAAATAAGCATCTACACTCCTCAGGCtggattcttttccaactttCACGGACCTGTAGACTCTCCAATATATCCCTGCCTTTCACTTAATTCCTCTAGACACTGTTCACTGATTCCATTTGACACACAGCTCATGGGAAGCTGAGCCAGGCTACTGTGTTAACAGCATAGACATGGCAATGTTAGTCCATCCAGATAATATATAGGGTAAGACTAGAAGAGACACCATAACCCAAAGTATCAACCTTGATGGAAGCATCATGAATATCACTGCATAGTTTGCAGCAGGTGGATTTCCTATAGAGGGGCTACTTTCAGGTATAAGCTAGAATTATCCAATTCTGGCTTAAAATAAAGAACTATATAGCAAGCTCCCAATATCTTTactaattatttcttccttatatttacttttataaaaatatagattataCACAAATTCATGTATTAAGAAAGAAAGCCATACCTTGATAATAAACTCCATTGAGGTGGCCAGCGTGACATTTGTTCATCCACCAACCAGATCCATCCTGTTCAGCACAGTTGCCATCATACTTATCATTGTCACTGTCCCAAGTACTGAACTGCATGCCATTATGGGATGTGAAAAACTTGTCACTAGAATCATCGCCAAAATCATAGCCATCAAATGCATCTCCAGCATCTCCACCAATGAAGTAAGCATATGTCAGGCGGTATTTGTCATTTTCACCTGTCACCTTGAATGAAGCATAATCTGCAGTGCTACAAAGAAGGAATAGAGATCTTAAACCCTGAGCCTTATAAGTCATCTCAGAAGTTCCTTCTTTCATCGGACAATTGTTAGGAATTTTAAACTTTGCTTCATAAGTCTGAAATGTGGTCACTGAACAAAATTTTTCACAAATCTGGCATGGGATAACAGGTGTGGGGAACAGTCTCAAGGTCATCAGCACCACCCAGGATGGGTCTAGAAGCTTTCAGGACATCCAAGGGAAAACTAAAAACTTCAGCTATCCTGAATGCTTTTTGCCTATAGTATCCTAATAGCTAACCCAGATATATAGATGAACCTAATTTCACATTTTCCACTTTTATCTCAGTACGTAACATGTACACACAGTTCTCATAAACCACATTAATTATCTGAAAGTGAGTGACCATTAATTAATACAGCAAGCTGAAAGCAACTATAGTTCCACTAGCCACTCATACTGTCTAGagggttttttctttctgaaggaaATGTGGGAGTGGCAAGGAGAATTTCCTTGAGCATCACATAAAAGGAGTGATTCCTGTGTAGCCTACAAAACATGAACTGTAGGGTCAGAGAGAGATTCTCCCCTGGAAAATAATTGTACATGAAAGCCAGAATTCTATGGAGTGCAGGGAAGAATGGGCCTTGGTGCATAAACAGAGATTTCTAGAAAACATTGAGCTTCCCTGATCTCCAGGACTTAGGAAATGGAGGATGTTCTCATAGGAGAAGGTCTACTGACCATGGTATTATACTTTctggttaaaaattttaaaagtgaaaatatacatTTGGGCACAGACTATATTTCATCATGTCATAGACATAACAAGAGGGCTGGATATTGTTTTCAATTTCTATGAGGTATACAACACTTAAAGTGTCCAGACAGCTCTGTGCATAGAAGGAACTCCAGCTCACCAAAGGTGGCAGCTGATTTCATTGTAAGGTAGCTCCTGGATTTGATTGACTGGATTTGATTCCCAGTCATTAAACACTGAGAAATCTGAAAAAGCTAGATTACTTTCCATCCAGGATAGCAGCTTAAGATGGTGGGTTATAAGAGGTGAACTACCTGAGTTTAAATCCAATGAATGCAAGCTTGGAAAagttaatctgtaaaatggaattaatAATAATTCCAGCCTCATGAGCTATTTGGATTTAAGTTATCATTTCATGTGCAATTTATGGTACATAAATGCTCAGGAAATATTAGCTATTGTTTTGTATGATTCCAGGATAAGTGGATTATACCAAAACACTCAGATCCTGCCTGAATGGGACCTAGCAGCTTGTACTGCCCAAGAGCCAAACTGACTTCTGGGGAACATAGTTGAATGTGCTCTTCACATCTGTCAGACTGTTTTCCCCATTATTCTGCTGAGAGCTAGAAAGTGCATACTCCAGGGTGTCTCTACAACAAAAGTTAGAAGTCCTTCTTGATAGTACCTGGTTTTGCCATTCCAGTCCTCCAACTGTATTCTTAATACATAAGGGATGGTAGACTGTGTGCTTATCAAATGAATCTTCTCATTTCCCAGCCAAAATTCTGTGTTTCCAGTAGGAGACAGATGTCCAAACCCTTCTTTATATTGAATCCAGTTTTTCTTGAAATCCAGACTGCCATCAAGCCTCTAATTACACAATTGCACAGGCAAAAGGAGAGAATGTATTATCAGTGCGCATAAGGAAAACATCATAGCCATTTTGTCCAAAATATGGAGGCTATGATTTCATCATTTACCAAGTGACCCTGGGCTAGCTGCCTAAGTTTGCTCACCTGTCTCTTAAATAGGAATAATGATGCTTACTTCTCAGGATAGTTTCAGGGATTACACCAGAGAATGTAAAAGTACCCAAGAAGAAGGCCTGGCACATGATAAATTGTAATCTAGTAGTAGTTTTAAAAAGACTCCTAGAGGACTTCAGAACATCAGCTTGATGTTGCTGATTCTTGTACTGATAGTTGAAAAGGTCAGCCTATTTATTGCTCAACCTGTGTCTACCAGCTAAGCTCCCATCACTCACTTGCTCTGAGTGCCCCCTGCAGCCTTAGCTGTAACAATGGTCAAAGGTAAACAGACTGCAAGAGGATTTGCagtggatgcctggggctggcaAAGGCTACAGAGGGGCCTGGTCATGGAACAGCCTGACTGCATCCTCTGGGGGACACCATCTTCTGGCGATGGGCAGCCCTGGGTCTTGATGTAAATATCAAGAGGTCCCTCTGTCACTATGAGACTGTGATCATGTGCCATCATGAATCTCCTATAGCAGGGCCAGCATAGTAGAGAACCTATCTCAGTACAGAGTGAAATCAGACTATATCCTGACTCTGTTACTTATTAGTcacgtgaccttgggcaagttatttagccTCTTGTGccaagtttccttctctgtaaacagGAATAAGCAGGCCAAAACTACCACAAAGGAAAGTTGTGAGTGTCATTGAATTAATGCTTACAAGGTGCTTGGAGAAGTATCTGGCATATGGCAGAACAATTAGGTGTCtattaaatacacagggtgaggGAAAAATACCTTCTGAAACACAGTCCATCCATTTCCAGACCCATCAATTTCACAGTAGACTAAGAACTGCTGCTTAGCTTTCAGAGGTCTGATAAAGTAAAGTCCACTCTCTTTGGCCCCCTTATTGGCAACATCTTggcaatctgaaaaagaagaaatttttatgGTGGTTTGAAATCCAGGTAAGATTGTGTCAGCCTTGAAATTTTTAACATGTCAGAAACTATTCATATCCTGAgaagtattttcttatttctcaatCATTATTTCTTTCAAAGTAAATTTTCAGCTACTCAAGAAAAGTCTAAGTAATTAGACTGTTTATATTTAATGGCTAGACACTGTCCAGTGTATTTGTATACATTATAATACATACACTCTCCTTTACTTTTTATATCTGCTCTGATGAACTTAATCTCAATAGAAACCTTTCACTTACCTCTCCCAGTTACATCATGTATTTTCACTGTATCTTGACAAGGCTCTTGACAGTTTGCTTCAAGCTGGACCACTTTATCTCTTAGGTTAACGATTTTTTGACTATTTGAGTTATATATTTCTtgcaaaaatctacaagcaaaaTAATAAGATAACAGATTATTCTTTTCAGACGAATAATGttgtatattcttttaaaaataccgcCTTATTTTCTCAAGAATTATTTCCTGACAAATTACTCTATTCttggaaaaagtttaaaatgatacTAATAAATTGAGGTGAATTAAAATTCTAAgctttttggaaaagaaaataacaaagtccTTGCCAATAAACCATATCACTGTAAGTGATcattctgatttttgtttctgcATAAAAAGCAACAGATAATAAAGTACATAAGTGATGAGCCTGTTTAAGACAACCTGCTGATTATTCTTAGGACAAGATTCTTAGGGAAGGAAAAGCTCTGTTTAGAAATCCACACATGCTACAGCATTATTCCTTTTCACTTGTGGATTTAACTGAAGATCTGTTTATGGACTTCAGTCTATAACTTACGTGGGAAAAGTATCTGGGGGATTAtcttacataaaataaaacaacagacattttccccttcttcttAATGTTTCTGTTTACACAACTTCAGAAAAAAGCTAGGGAAAGTGAGA
Coding sequences within it:
- the FGG gene encoding fibrinogen gamma chain isoform X2; the encoded protein is MSWSSHPPSVIFYILSLLSSACLAYVATRDNCCILDERFGSYCPTTCGIADFLNNYQTSVDKDLRTLEGILYQVENKTSEARELVKAIQISYNPDQPSKPNNIESATKNSKSMMEEIMKYETLISTHESTIRFLQEIYNSNSQKIVNLRDKVVQLEANCQEPCQDTVKIHDVTGRDCQDVANKGAKESGLYFIRPLKAKQQFLVYCEIDGSGNGWTVFQKRLDGSLDFKKNWIQYKEGFGHLSPTGNTEFWLGNEKIHLISTQSTIPYVLRIQLEDWNGKTSTADYASFKVTGENDKYRLTYAYFIGGDAGDAFDGYDFGDDSSDKFFTSHNGMQFSTWDSDNDKYDGNCAEQDGSGWWMNKCHAGHLNGVYYQGGTYSKTSTPNGYDNGIIWATWKSRWYSMKKTTMKIIPLNRLAIGEGQQHQLGGAKQAGDV
- the FGG gene encoding fibrinogen gamma chain isoform X1; this encodes MSWSSHPPSVIFYILSLLSSACLAYVATRDNCCILDERFGSYCPTTCGIADFLNNYQTSVDKDLRTLEGILYQVENKTSEARELVKAIQISYNPDQPSKPNNIESATKNSKSMMEEIMKYETLISTHESTIRFLQEIYNSNSQKIVNLRDKVVQLEANCQEPCQDTVKIHDVTGRDCQDVANKGAKESGLYFIRPLKAKQQFLVYCEIDGSGNGWTVFQKRLDGSLDFKKNWIQYKEGFGHLSPTGNTEFWLGNEKIHLISTQSTIPYVLRIQLEDWNGKTSTADYASFKVTGENDKYRLTYAYFIGGDAGDAFDGYDFGDDSSDKFFTSHNGMQFSTWDSDNDKYDGNCAEQDGSGWWMNKCHAGHLNGVYYQGGTYSKTSTPNGYDNGIIWATWKSRWYSMKKTTMKIIPLNRLAIGEGQQHQLGGAKQVGVEHHVEIEYD